The Spirochaetaceae bacterium genome has a segment encoding these proteins:
- a CDS encoding ABC transporter permease — translation MSERTATSAAPATGTGARGRRSFVRRLLRDRSTTLPLLFLLALVSVAAGADLLTRYDPLDPVAEPLQPPSGPFPIGTDEIGRDILTRVVYASRITLAVGVMSSVGALLIGVPLGLLAGWFGRFADAVVMRAMDSVLSIPPLLLALVMVSVLGSNVFVAMLAIVVVFIPHFVRISRAEVLSLRNQEFVLAAQAIGMPTWRLLLGTILRNAISPVMVQFSLVFSRAVIVEAGLSFLGLGAQPPTPTWGNMLNTGRGYLYYNTLYAIIPGVAIFLTVLSLNIVGDSLRDRLDPRDASLIKEDNA, via the coding sequence ATGAGTGAGCGCACGGCGACCTCGGCGGCGCCGGCAACGGGTACTGGTGCGCGCGGCAGGCGCAGCTTCGTGCGCCGCCTGCTGCGCGACCGCAGCACCACGCTGCCGCTGCTGTTCCTGCTCGCCCTGGTGTCGGTGGCGGCGGGGGCCGACCTGCTCACCCGCTACGACCCGCTCGACCCGGTGGCCGAGCCGCTGCAGCCGCCGAGCGGGCCGTTTCCGATCGGCACCGACGAGATCGGCCGCGACATCCTCACCCGGGTGGTCTACGCTTCCCGCATCACCCTGGCGGTCGGCGTCATGTCGTCGGTCGGGGCGCTGCTGATCGGCGTCCCGCTGGGCCTCCTGGCCGGCTGGTTCGGGCGCTTTGCAGACGCCGTGGTGATGCGCGCCATGGACAGCGTGCTGTCGATCCCGCCGCTGCTGCTGGCGCTGGTGATGGTGAGCGTGCTCGGCAGCAACGTGTTCGTGGCGATGCTCGCCATCGTGGTGGTGTTCATCCCGCACTTCGTGCGCATCAGCCGCGCGGAGGTGCTCAGCTTGCGCAACCAGGAGTTCGTGCTCGCCGCCCAGGCGATCGGCATGCCCACCTGGCGGCTGCTGCTGGGCACCATCCTGCGCAACGCCATCTCCCCGGTCATGGTGCAGTTCTCGCTGGTGTTCTCGCGCGCGGTGATCGTGGAGGCGGGCCTCAGCTTCCTGGGCCTCGGCGCCCAGCCGCCCACCCCCACCTGGGGCAACATGCTCAACACCGGGCGCGGCTACCTGTACTACAACACTCTGTACGCCATCATCCCCGGCGTCGCCATCTTCCTCACCGTGCTGTCCCTGAACATCGTCGGCGACTCCCTGCGCGACCGCCTCGACCCGCGCGACGCCAGCCTGATCAAGGAAGACAACGCGTAG
- a CDS encoding ATP-binding cassette domain-containing protein: MGGFPRRVVGNIKAVDGISFSLAPGETLGLVGESGCGKSTAGRTILRLYEPTGGTVLFRGEPVFDLPRAQLRALRRHIQIVFQDPISSLDPRKRVRAILAEPLSVHRLAGGSAREQRIDELLGQVGLSATGRNRYPHEFSGGQRQRIGIARALASEPEAIICDEPVSSLDVSIQAQIINLLADLQRELNLSYLFISHNLSVIRHICDWVAVMYLGRIVELAPKAALFARPLHPYTEALLAAVPNTDPAARTEQPPLEGDVPSPMDPPPGCRFHTRCPLATDLCKQQDPALTPRTAGSHLVACHHR, encoded by the coding sequence ATGGGCGGCTTCCCGCGCCGCGTGGTGGGCAACATCAAGGCGGTGGACGGCATCTCCTTCTCGCTGGCACCGGGCGAGACCCTGGGCCTGGTGGGCGAGTCGGGCTGCGGAAAGTCCACCGCCGGCCGCACCATTTTGCGCCTGTACGAACCCACCGGCGGCACCGTGCTGTTCCGCGGCGAGCCGGTGTTCGACCTGCCGCGCGCCCAGCTCCGCGCCCTGCGGCGCCACATCCAGATCGTGTTCCAGGACCCGATCTCGTCGCTCGACCCGCGCAAGCGGGTGCGCGCAATCCTGGCCGAACCGCTGTCGGTGCACCGGCTGGCCGGCGGCTCCGCCCGCGAGCAGCGCATCGACGAGCTGCTCGGGCAGGTCGGCCTGTCCGCTACCGGGCGCAACCGCTACCCGCACGAATTCAGCGGCGGCCAGCGGCAGAGAATCGGCATCGCCCGCGCCCTCGCCTCCGAACCGGAGGCGATAATCTGCGACGAGCCGGTGTCATCCCTGGACGTGTCGATCCAGGCCCAGATCATCAACCTGCTCGCCGACCTGCAGCGCGAGTTGAACCTGTCCTACCTGTTCATCTCCCACAACCTGAGCGTGATCCGCCACATCTGCGACTGGGTCGCGGTGATGTACCTCGGCCGCATCGTGGAACTGGCCCCCAAGGCGGCGCTGTTCGCGCGGCCGCTGCACCCCTACACCGAGGCCCTGCTCGCCGCCGTCCCCAACACCGACCCGGCGGCCCGCACCGAGCAACCGCCGCTGGAAGGCGACGTGCCGAGCCCCATGGACCCGCCCCCCGGCTGCCGCTTCCACACCCGCTGCCCCCTGGCCACCGACCTGTGCAAGCAGCAGGACCCCGCCCTCACTCCCCGCACCGCCGGCAGCCACCTGGTGGCCTGCCACCACCGCTGA
- a CDS encoding ABC transporter ATP-binding protein produces MTRPARRPGSSSRAAASPLLQVEDLAVTFRTPEGLIHAVNGVDLHVDDGEIVGLVGESGCGKSVTALSILGLVPVPPGRFDRGAIRFRGEDLLRKSEREMQRLRGNDIAMVFQDPMASLNPVFPVGDQIAEAVELHQAQSRAAAAELAVDALRQVGVPLPEQRAHEYPHQLSGGMRQRVMIAMALSCGPRLLIADEPTTALDVTIQAQILHLLRDLARRRAMAVLLITHDLGVVAELVDRVTVMYTGRVVEQAAVGPLFREPRHPYTRALFDSMPRMEGEIDRLQAIGGTVPDAGALPPGCTFHPRCPQAAAVCERREPRLFDTGAGHLARCLLYDEAAQHPGAGALAAPGQEGR; encoded by the coding sequence ATGACCCGCCCTGCCCGCAGACCCGGCAGCAGCAGCCGCGCCGCCGCGTCGCCGCTGCTGCAGGTGGAGGACCTGGCGGTGACCTTCCGCACCCCGGAAGGACTGATTCATGCGGTCAACGGGGTCGACCTGCACGTGGACGACGGCGAGATCGTGGGGCTGGTGGGTGAGTCGGGATGCGGCAAGAGCGTCACCGCGCTCTCCATCCTCGGCCTGGTGCCGGTCCCGCCCGGGCGCTTCGACCGCGGAGCGATCCGATTCCGCGGCGAGGACCTGCTGCGCAAGAGCGAGCGCGAGATGCAGCGCCTCCGCGGCAACGACATCGCGATGGTGTTCCAGGACCCGATGGCCTCGCTCAACCCGGTGTTCCCGGTCGGCGACCAGATCGCCGAGGCCGTGGAGCTGCACCAGGCGCAGTCGCGCGCCGCCGCCGCCGAGCTTGCAGTCGACGCGCTGCGCCAGGTGGGCGTGCCGCTGCCCGAGCAGCGCGCCCACGAGTACCCGCACCAGCTCAGCGGAGGCATGCGGCAGCGGGTGATGATCGCGATGGCGCTGTCGTGCGGCCCGCGGCTCCTGATCGCCGACGAACCGACCACCGCCCTTGACGTCACCATTCAGGCACAGATCCTGCACCTGCTGCGCGATCTGGCGCGCCGGCGCGCCATGGCGGTCCTGCTGATCACTCACGACCTCGGCGTGGTGGCGGAACTGGTCGACCGGGTCACGGTGATGTACACCGGGCGCGTGGTGGAGCAGGCGGCGGTGGGGCCGCTGTTCCGGGAACCGCGCCACCCCTACACGCGCGCGCTGTTCGACTCGATGCCGCGCATGGAGGGCGAAATCGATCGCCTGCAGGCGATCGGCGGCACGGTACCCGACGCCGGCGCGCTGCCGCCGGGGTGCACCTTCCATCCGCGCTGCCCGCAGGCCGCCGCGGTGTGCGAACGGCGCGAACCCCGCCTGTTCGACACCGGCGCCGGCCACCTGGCCCGCTGCCTCCTGTACGACGAGGCCGCGCAGCACCCGGGCGCCGGCGCGCTTGCCGCGCCGGGTCAGGAGGGCAGGTGA
- a CDS encoding aminotransferase class III-fold pyridoxal phosphate-dependent enzyme, with protein MTGHPGGRPGGHSGDSYPKSREEFAGARGLIPGGVTAARRPTSFSDVADWPIYTERVDGCHVWDVDGNRYIDYLCAFGPIVLGYRNRRVNEAAIREIRRGFIANLSFTIQNRLAERLIELLPSAERVLFTKTGSDACTLAVRLARGYTGRDRVVRWGYHGWHDWCLGRKGAGDVLGQRTGPYLDAAGVPDQVAELTDTFVYGDLASLEQTLERRRGEVACIILQPFEFELPPEGFLPGVRALADRHGAVLVFDEIRTWPRVHLGGAQHYLGVTPDLTAISKALANGYPISALVGKAEVMETDVFYSSTYLVSTFEMAAALETLRQLQAGALERIWELGRRFSDGLAQLVADSGVQARVLGIPPQPFLLFDSGDPACDLERKRVFYRSALDHGVFLHPNTHWFISSAHTPYLVDQTLAALERSLHAVQTLDR; from the coding sequence ATGACCGGGCATCCAGGTGGCCGGCCCGGCGGGCACTCCGGGGACAGCTACCCCAAGTCCCGCGAAGAGTTCGCCGGCGCCCGCGGGCTGATTCCCGGCGGCGTCACGGCGGCGCGCCGCCCCACCTCGTTCAGCGACGTGGCGGACTGGCCCATCTACACCGAGCGGGTGGACGGCTGCCACGTCTGGGACGTCGACGGCAACCGCTACATCGACTACCTGTGCGCCTTCGGGCCGATTGTGCTCGGCTACCGCAACCGGCGCGTCAACGAGGCCGCGATCCGGGAGATCCGGCGCGGGTTCATCGCCAACCTGTCGTTCACCATCCAGAACCGGCTTGCCGAGCGGCTGATCGAGCTGCTGCCGAGCGCCGAACGGGTGCTGTTCACCAAGACCGGGTCGGACGCCTGCACCCTGGCGGTGCGCCTGGCGCGCGGCTACACCGGCCGCGACCGGGTGGTGCGCTGGGGCTACCACGGCTGGCACGACTGGTGCCTGGGCCGCAAGGGCGCCGGCGACGTGCTGGGCCAGCGCACCGGCCCCTACCTCGACGCCGCCGGGGTCCCGGACCAGGTCGCCGAACTCACCGACACCTTCGTATACGGTGATCTGGCATCGCTGGAGCAGACGCTGGAGCGTCGCCGCGGGGAGGTGGCGTGCATCATCCTGCAGCCGTTCGAGTTCGAGCTGCCGCCGGAGGGGTTCCTGCCCGGCGTGCGGGCGCTGGCCGACCGCCACGGCGCGGTGCTGGTGTTCGACGAGATCCGCACCTGGCCGCGGGTCCACCTCGGCGGCGCGCAGCACTACCTGGGGGTGACCCCGGACCTCACGGCGATTAGCAAGGCGCTGGCCAACGGCTACCCGATCTCGGCACTGGTGGGCAAGGCCGAGGTGATGGAGACCGACGTGTTCTACTCCAGCACCTACCTGGTGAGCACGTTCGAGATGGCGGCGGCGCTGGAGACGCTGCGCCAACTGCAGGCCGGTGCCCTGGAGCGGATCTGGGAACTGGGCCGGCGCTTCAGCGACGGGCTCGCGCAACTGGTGGCCGACAGCGGCGTGCAGGCGCGCGTGCTCGGCATCCCGCCGCAGCCGTTCCTGCTGTTCGACAGCGGCGACCCGGCGTGCGACCTGGAGCGCAAGCGGGTGTTCTACCGCAGCGCGCTCGACCACGGCGTGTTCCTGCACCCCAACACCCATTGGTTCATCAGCAGCGCCCACACGCCCTACCTCGTGGACCAGACCCTGGCCGCACTGGAGCGCTCCCTGCACGCCGTGCAAACGCTCGACCGATGA